From bacterium, one genomic window encodes:
- a CDS encoding DUF1559 domain-containing protein, whose amino-acid sequence MFIPKRHSKRAFTLIELLVVIAIIVILAAILFPVFAAAREKARQTACISNLKQLGAAFMGYINDWDRFPYVGNNGEPNRGSQRWGWVCSGNFGECWTNDVQPNPLNPVSPCGFYPNEIANPKAGALWPLIKNMGVYKCPSYGRVTVNVTGGGCGQAVAGSYVYRGYTFNGAKRFDGSKVWSSYGMNDGLMATPPGQPPYMPYKYANITYPADTFVLYDENPETINDAQVMPNLQDEPGTLHSKITVQLMADGHVMNLDYGLVGSQGFNNCGPYFCYWLGNRKYIKARDTRFPCFCQ is encoded by the coding sequence ATGTTTATTCCTAAACGACATTCAAAAAGAGCATTTACTCTGATCGAACTCTTAGTGGTTATTGCTATTATTGTTATCCTTGCTGCGATACTCTTTCCTGTCTTCGCCGCCGCCCGAGAGAAGGCACGTCAGACTGCGTGTATTTCCAACTTGAAACAACTTGGCGCAGCGTTTATGGGATATATTAACGATTGGGACCGTTTCCCCTATGTGGGTAATAATGGAGAACCCAATCGGGGGTCGCAACGTTGGGGCTGGGTCTGTTCCGGTAACTTTGGTGAGTGCTGGACAAATGATGTTCAACCCAACCCGCTTAATCCTGTAAGTCCATGTGGTTTTTATCCGAATGAGATTGCCAACCCGAAAGCCGGCGCCCTTTGGCCCTTAATTAAGAATATGGGGGTCTACAAGTGTCCATCTTATGGTCGCGTAACAGTGAATGTTACCGGTGGCGGATGTGGCCAAGCTGTTGCCGGGTCTTATGTTTATCGGGGATATACCTTTAATGGCGCTAAAAGGTTCGATGGCAGCAAGGTTTGGAGTTCTTATGGGATGAATGATGGCCTGATGGCTACCCCCCCTGGGCAACCTCCTTACATGCCTTATAAGTACGCTAATATCACATACCCTGCTGATACCTTTGTGCTTTATGATGAGAATCCTGAAACCATTAATGATGCCCAGGTAATGCCAAATCTACAGGATGAACCTGGCACATTGCACTCAAAAATTACGGTCCAACTTATGGCAGATGGGCATGTGATGAACTTGGACTACGGTTTAGTAGGCTCCCAGGGATTCAATAACTGTGGTCCGTATTTCTGCTACTGGTTAGGTAATAGAAAATATATAAAAGCAAGAGATACCCGATTTCCTTGCTTTTGTCAGTAG
- a CDS encoding cupin domain-containing protein, translating into MYVKHTNQCLEITVGGHTQLRELLHHEHDMGVQIGFGLSWAKVAPGEESTLRKVLSGEVYYILSGKGRVYGAGLEYSVSEGSIIYFSPGESQNLVNTGDMDLTFIVILDSAYSTDDAIVEPMD; encoded by the coding sequence ATGTACGTAAAACATACAAATCAGTGTCTTGAAATAACAGTTGGGGGGCATACTCAGCTTCGGGAGTTGCTTCATCATGAACATGACATGGGGGTTCAAATTGGCTTTGGGCTGTCATGGGCTAAAGTTGCCCCGGGGGAGGAATCGACCCTTCGGAAAGTGCTTTCCGGTGAAGTCTATTACATCTTGTCCGGCAAGGGACGTGTCTATGGAGCTGGCCTGGAGTATAGCGTGTCAGAAGGAAGCATAATCTACTTCTCGCCAGGTGAGAGCCAGAATTTAGTGAATACGGGGGATATGGATTTAACTTTTATTGTGATCCTCGATTCCGCTTACTCAACAGATGATGCCATCGTCGAGCCGATGGATTAG
- the holA gene encoding DNA polymerase III subunit delta, with the protein MEILYSKLETQPLPEDKCFVLSGGDIRLRGPILEKIRAFALGDARFDEETFEGKSATASSILASAQTIPFEAPRRLIMIREAQRLPLEEAQRLANALGYATKVTGSKKKKVTDTPVSILPDLACVVFICVDEQNDDTDLQKKLKAVTTLLETAAKECATLISFPELKGDSAAKQLLQMAEAAGKKLSPDASKHLMALVDGDYGIASAELEKALFFVGSQPEVTEYDLDQVVTPSRIARIFSLVDAIAEGRLGDALSQLRLMLGGTESPQTVALRSVLPLMGRQFRLLWQARALMDIRYPLSRTQNVPTEVAELLPREPNVLSLLARQPYFEGRIKKQAGRFTLVQLRKALRLLLETDMALKGISPSLNANDTLERLVVALCGISSSNQPAPSY; encoded by the coding sequence ATGGAAATCCTCTATTCAAAACTTGAAACTCAACCCTTACCCGAGGACAAATGCTTTGTTCTCTCTGGGGGTGATATTCGTCTTAGAGGGCCTATTCTAGAGAAGATTCGTGCATTCGCCTTAGGTGATGCGCGGTTTGATGAAGAAACCTTCGAGGGCAAGTCAGCGACCGCTTCTTCGATACTCGCTTCTGCCCAAACTATTCCATTTGAAGCTCCAAGAAGATTAATCATGATCCGTGAGGCTCAACGCCTACCCTTAGAGGAAGCACAACGTCTTGCCAATGCGTTAGGCTATGCCACAAAAGTCACCGGGTCGAAAAAGAAAAAAGTAACGGATACCCCTGTTTCAATCCTCCCCGATTTGGCTTGCGTTGTTTTTATATGCGTTGATGAACAGAATGACGACACCGATCTGCAAAAGAAGCTGAAAGCCGTAACGACCTTATTGGAGACAGCAGCGAAAGAATGTGCCACGCTCATCAGCTTCCCAGAGTTAAAAGGGGATAGCGCCGCTAAACAACTTCTCCAAATGGCCGAAGCGGCAGGAAAGAAGCTCTCACCCGATGCCTCCAAACATCTAATGGCGCTTGTGGATGGTGATTACGGCATTGCATCGGCTGAACTTGAGAAAGCCCTTTTCTTTGTCGGATCGCAGCCGGAAGTCACAGAATATGACCTTGACCAGGTGGTCACTCCCTCTCGAATCGCTCGCATCTTTTCTTTGGTGGATGCTATTGCCGAAGGACGATTGGGGGATGCTCTTAGTCAATTGCGATTGATGCTGGGAGGAACGGAATCGCCTCAAACAGTGGCTTTACGAAGTGTGTTGCCGCTCATGGGAAGACAGTTCAGATTGCTTTGGCAAGCTCGGGCGCTGATGGATATTCGTTACCCATTGTCTCGCACTCAAAATGTGCCGACGGAAGTGGCTGAATTGTTGCCTCGCGAACCGAATGTGCTCTCACTATTGGCGCGTCAGCCTTATTTTGAAGGTCGTATAAAAAAGCAAGCGGGGCGCTTTACTCTCGTTCAGTTGAGAAAAGCGCTCCGACTTTTACTTGAAACCGATATGGCTTTGAAAGGGATTTCCCCATCGCTCAATGCGAACGATACGCTCGAGCGCCTTGTAGTGGCGCTATGCGGAATTAGCTCTTCGAACCAACCGGCACCATCTTATTAG
- a CDS encoding spermine synthase — MKLPIVLSYFQVEAILRTKAEGKTSAQTSTDLGITSEGVVISPEGVLFANGESLGWGQIKEIGEANRKCFTVENNSIHEIQIFSEDTDWVRSLAPTKGAPTMLVSGIPMHRIKETDPITDTLTKIKAIEPIVGRVLDTATGLGYTAIEAAKTADEVVTVELDPADLEIARFNPWSQALFDNPKIIQIVGDSFEVIKSMEDSFFTRIIHDPPTFSLAGELYSQEFYCQLLRVLRKGGRLFHYIGDPESQLGKRTTPGVIRRLQEAGFARVVRHPEAFGVVAFK; from the coding sequence ATGAAACTTCCTATTGTCCTGTCATACTTTCAGGTCGAAGCGATTCTGCGAACAAAAGCAGAAGGGAAGACATCAGCTCAAACTTCTACGGATCTTGGCATAACCAGCGAGGGAGTCGTGATATCGCCCGAGGGGGTTTTGTTTGCGAATGGGGAGAGTTTGGGCTGGGGGCAGATTAAAGAGATTGGCGAAGCGAATCGGAAATGTTTCACCGTCGAGAATAACTCTATCCACGAGATTCAGATATTCTCTGAGGACACAGATTGGGTTCGAAGTTTAGCGCCAACCAAAGGCGCTCCCACAATGCTGGTTTCGGGCATCCCTATGCACCGCATTAAAGAGACCGACCCTATTACGGACACCCTTACCAAGATAAAAGCCATCGAGCCAATAGTCGGCCGAGTACTCGATACTGCGACAGGGCTTGGATATACTGCCATTGAAGCTGCTAAAACGGCTGATGAAGTGGTTACGGTCGAACTCGATCCTGCGGATTTAGAGATAGCGCGTTTCAATCCTTGGTCGCAAGCGCTTTTCGATAACCCGAAAATAATTCAGATTGTCGGCGATTCATTCGAAGTCATAAAATCGATGGAGGACAGCTTCTTTACACGGATAATCCACGATCCGCCCACCTTTAGCCTTGCCGGTGAATTGTACTCACAGGAATTCTATTGTCAGCTTTTAAGAGTTTTGCGTAAAGGCGGGCGTCTTTTCCACTATATCGGCGATCCAGAAAGCCAATTAGGCAAGAGGACTACTCCGGGAGTAATCCGACGGCTTCAAGAAGCAGGCTTTGCCCGTGTTGTTCGACATCCCGAAGCATTTGGCGTAGTTGCCTTTAAGTAA